The following coding sequences are from one Candidatus Hydrogenedentota bacterium window:
- a CDS encoding histidine triad nucleotide-binding protein, with amino-acid sequence MAEDTIFGKIIRGEIPCDKVYEDDAYLAFRDIHPAAPVHVLVIPKKPIPTLNDAGEADAALLGGLLLCAARVARILGVGETGYRTVINCGREAGQEVFHLHLHLLGGRGMSWPPG; translated from the coding sequence ATGGCCGAAGACACGATTTTTGGCAAAATAATCCGGGGGGAAATTCCCTGCGACAAGGTGTATGAGGACGACGCGTATCTGGCGTTCCGGGACATTCATCCCGCCGCGCCGGTGCATGTGCTCGTGATTCCCAAGAAACCCATCCCCACATTGAACGACGCCGGGGAGGCTGACGCGGCGCTGTTGGGCGGGCTGCTGCTGTGCGCGGCCCGTGTCGCGCGCATCCTGGGTGTCGGGGAGACAGGGTACCGGACGGTCATTAACTGCGGCAGGGAGGCGGGCCAGGAGGTTTTTCACCTGCATCTGCATCTGCTGGGAGGCCGGGGCATGTCCTGGCCGCCCGGATGA
- a CDS encoding shikimate dehydrogenase yields MIEGAGALRQDFAIDTGTRLCAVIGHPVGHSLSPAMHNAAFQAMGLNYVYLAFDVADVGACLGGMRALRGFRGMSVTIPHKMAVMPHLDEVDEMARRVGCVNTVTCEDGRLLGTVTDGLGTLRAFADAGVSLKGRRILFTGAGGAVRAVAFAMADAAPAQITLLGRAPEKVASLAEDLRGETGVTVRTGALEDAVPELDGHDILVQGTPIGMHGHDEGRSAVPGGRLRPDHVVFDMVYRPRRTRLLEDARAAGCVTIEGLEMLLNQAALQFERWTGLTAPSTVMRRALESALSV; encoded by the coding sequence ATGATTGAAGGGGCCGGCGCCTTGAGACAGGATTTCGCGATAGACACCGGCACCCGGCTCTGCGCGGTCATCGGGCATCCCGTGGGCCACTCCTTGTCCCCCGCGATGCACAACGCCGCGTTTCAGGCGATGGGGCTGAATTATGTCTATCTGGCTTTTGATGTGGCCGATGTGGGGGCCTGCCTCGGCGGCATGCGGGCGCTGCGCGGTTTCCGGGGGATGAGCGTGACCATCCCCCACAAAATGGCCGTCATGCCCCACCTGGACGAGGTGGACGAAATGGCCCGGCGCGTCGGGTGTGTGAACACCGTCACCTGCGAGGACGGCCGGCTGCTGGGCACGGTCACGGATGGATTGGGCACGCTGCGGGCCTTTGCGGACGCGGGGGTCTCCCTCAAGGGCAGGCGCATTCTTTTCACCGGGGCGGGGGGCGCGGTGCGCGCCGTGGCCTTTGCCATGGCGGACGCGGCGCCGGCGCAAATCACACTGCTGGGACGGGCCCCTGAAAAGGTGGCCTCGCTGGCGGAGGACCTGCGCGGGGAAACGGGGGTCACGGTGCGGACAGGCGCGCTGGAGGACGCGGTGCCGGAGCTGGACGGGCATGATATCCTGGTGCAGGGCACGCCGATCGGCATGCACGGCCATGACGAGGGGCGGAGCGCCGTTCCCGGCGGACGGCTCAGGCCGGACCATGTGGTTTTCGACATGGTTTACCGTCCGAGACGCACACGGCTGCTGGAGGATGCGCGGGCGGCGGGGTGTGTTACGATAGAGGGCCTGGAGATGCTGTTGAACCAGGCCGCGCTTCAGTTTGAGCGCTGGACGGGCCTGACGGCCCCCTCGACGGTGATGCGCCGGGCTTTGGAGTCGGCGCTTTCGGTGTGA